One window of the Sebastes umbrosus isolate fSebUmb1 chromosome 1, fSebUmb1.pri, whole genome shotgun sequence genome contains the following:
- the optc gene encoding opticin, with translation MLELRMSLQSVMMALALVLVFMGPDPNMAAPPGKPDDEPFDLENYDLNNEMDWENLDVNVYGDSYDYDDLDQEIEVGNVAPDTPSAPNQPTSEHYEEEVTLPTLPPAPVTLDFKGPGLFGPETGLGMPTCLLCVCIGGSVYCDDMGLDQIPLLPKDTTHFYSRFNTIRHVKNTDFINLNKLRSIDLTGNQISGMDEDVFRSLPQLQELLLADNNLRAMPELPITMKRIDLRNNRLISHGVHSEGFQDMSQLEFLYLSNNNLDYIPTPLPLSLRVLHLQNNNILTLHEDTFCNRHDRYFIRHNLEDIRLDGNPLNINLFAQAYVCLPRLPVGNH, from the exons ATGTTGGAGCTGAGGATGTCTCTGCAATCTGTGATGATGGCTCTTGCCTTGGTCCTCGTCTTCATGGGCCCCGACCCTAACATGGCAGCACCTCCAGGCAAGCCAGATGATGAACCTTTTGACCTGGAGAACTACGACCTGAACAACGAGATGGACTGGGAGAACCTGGACGTCAACGTTTATGGAGACAGTTATGATTATGATGACTTGGACCAAGAG ATTGAGGTGGGCAACGTAGCACCAGACACCCCCTCAGCACCCAACCAGCCCACATCTGAACACTACGAGGAGGAGGTGACCTTGCCCACCCTGCCACCAGCCCCCGTCACCCTGGACTTCAAGGGACCAGGTCTCTTTGGCCCTGAGACTGGCCTGG GTATGCCTACCTGTCTACTGTGTGTATGCATTGGTGGGAGTGTGTACTGTGATGACATGGGCCTGGATCAGATCCCGCTCCTGCCCAAAGACACCACCCATTTTTACAGCCGCTTCAACACGATCCGACACGTCAAGAACACAGACTTCATCAACCTCA ATAAACTCCGGTCCATCGATCTAACAGGGAACCAGATCTCAGGGATGGATGAGGATGTGTTTCGCTCTCTGCCGCAGCTCCAGGAGCTCCTATTAGCTGATAACAACCTGCGGGCTATGCCTGAGCTGCCAATCACCATGAAACGCATTGATCTACGTAACAACAGGCTGATCAGTCATGGGGTACATTCCGAGGGATTCCAG GATATGAGCCAGCTGGAATTCCTCTATCTGTCCAACAATAACCTGGATTACATTCCAACACCACTACCACTGAGCCTGAGAGTGTTACACCTGCAG AATAACAACATCCTGACTCTGCATGAGGACACCTTTTGTAACCGCCATGATCGCTACTTCATCCGCCACAACCTGGAGGATATCCGTCTGGATGGCAACCCCCTGAACATCAACCTGTTCGCCCAGGCCTACGTCTGCCTGCCACGCCTGCCCGTAGGGAATCATTGA